CCAGGATCAAGGCACGACATATATTTCAATCCACATACGGGCCTCAAACAGCCTGTTCCCCGCCACACAGAAATAAATAACATATTGGCAAAACATATCAGGAAATATTTAGGACTTGAATGAGCCTAACAACAGGCTGAAGCTGACGGCTCACCTGGCGGAAATCCTGAGTGCCCGCAGCTTAGCCTGAGCGTTAGGCACTTGACAGCAAAACGCAGGGCCGTTATGATGGTTCCAAAACGGTTCCATAATGGGCCGAGGGGGTGTCGCCATGCCGAGCATAACGGTCAAGAGCATCCCGGATGAACTATACGAGCGGATCAAGCAAAGCGCCGCCGAGCACCGACG
This bacterium DNA region includes the following protein-coding sequences:
- a CDS encoding type II toxin-antitoxin system HicA family toxin, yielding MKRKEFIKGLLEDGCVLLRPGSRHDIYFNPHTGLKQPVPRHTEINNILAKHIRKYLGLE